One genomic segment of Kiritimatiella glycovorans includes these proteins:
- the ahcY gene encoding adenosylhomocysteinase has protein sequence MAKKTTRSRNTKSGDYHVADISLADFGREEMKLAEHEMPGLMNLREKYGEEKPLKGARVMGSLHMTIQTAMLIETLQALGAQIRWVSCNIYSTQDHAAAAVAATGTPVFAYKGETLEEYWAFTDRALDWGNGRGPNMIVDDGGDATLFMHLGYKAEQNPSILDRKPGSEEEEVLYNQLKKALKKDPNRFSRTAKNIRGVSEETTTGVHRLYQMRDKGELLFPAFNVNDSVTKSKFDNLYGCRHSMVDGLMRATDVMLSGKVAVVAGYGDVGKGSAQSLRGQGARVIVTEIDPICALQAAMEGFEVMPMDEASQIGDIFVTATGCCDAITERHMRRMKDMAIVCNIGHFDSEIQVAKLNKYQWTNIKPQVDKITFPNKKSIILLAQGRLMNLGCATGHPSFVMSNSFTNQVLAQMELYCNPGKYELDVYTLPKLLDEEVARLHIERLGIETDKLNKKQAKYLGIPQNGPFKPAHYRY, from the coding sequence ATGGCTAAAAAAACGACCCGAAGCAGAAATACAAAAAGCGGCGACTACCACGTCGCCGATATCTCGCTGGCCGATTTCGGCCGGGAAGAGATGAAACTCGCCGAGCACGAGATGCCCGGACTGATGAACCTCCGGGAGAAGTACGGCGAAGAGAAGCCGCTCAAGGGCGCGCGCGTCATGGGTTCGCTGCACATGACCATCCAGACGGCCATGCTGATCGAGACCCTTCAGGCGCTCGGCGCGCAGATCCGCTGGGTGAGCTGTAACATCTACTCGACCCAGGACCACGCCGCCGCGGCGGTGGCCGCCACCGGCACGCCGGTTTTCGCCTACAAGGGCGAGACGCTGGAAGAATACTGGGCGTTCACGGACCGGGCCCTCGACTGGGGCAACGGACGCGGACCGAACATGATCGTCGACGACGGCGGCGACGCGACCCTCTTCATGCACCTCGGTTACAAGGCCGAGCAGAATCCGTCGATCCTCGACAGGAAGCCCGGAAGTGAAGAGGAAGAGGTCCTCTACAACCAGCTCAAAAAGGCGTTGAAGAAGGATCCGAACCGTTTCTCGCGCACCGCGAAGAATATCCGCGGCGTCAGCGAAGAGACGACCACCGGCGTCCACCGCCTCTACCAGATGCGCGACAAGGGCGAACTGCTCTTCCCCGCGTTCAACGTCAACGATTCGGTCACCAAGTCGAAGTTCGACAATCTCTACGGCTGCCGCCATTCGATGGTCGACGGCCTGATGCGGGCCACCGACGTGATGCTCTCGGGCAAGGTCGCCGTCGTGGCCGGCTACGGGGATGTCGGCAAGGGCAGCGCCCAGTCGCTCCGCGGCCAGGGTGCGCGCGTGATCGTGACCGAGATCGATCCCATCTGCGCCCTGCAGGCGGCCATGGAAGGCTTCGAGGTCATGCCGATGGACGAGGCCTCTCAGATCGGCGATATCTTCGTGACGGCCACCGGCTGCTGCGACGCGATCACCGAGCGCCATATGCGCAGGATGAAAGACATGGCGATCGTCTGCAACATCGGGCACTTCGACAGCGAGATCCAGGTGGCGAAGCTGAACAAGTACCAGTGGACGAACATCAAGCCGCAGGTCGACAAGATCACCTTCCCGAACAAGAAGAGCATTATCCTGCTCGCGCAGGGACGGCTGATGAACCTCGGCTGCGCCACGGGCCATCCGAGCTTCGTGATGTCCAACAGCTTCACGAACCAGGTGCTCGCCCAGATGGAACTGTACTGCAATCCCGGCAAGTATGAGCTGGATGTGTACACGCTCCCGAAACTGCTCGACGAGGAAGTCGCGCGGCTTCATATCGAGCGACTCGGCATTGAGACCGACAAGCTCAATAAGAAGCAGGCGAAGTACCTCGGCATCCCGCAGAACGGACCGTTCAAGCCGGCGCACTATCGGTACTGA
- a CDS encoding ArsR/SmtB family transcription factor, with translation MTESLDIFRALADEARLRMVRSLGIAELSVAELTSVLDMPQSSVSRHLKPLRETGIVELRRDGTSNYYRRGPLFEDQAFEQFMGRRLAELAGGEGDRERIRRVLEQRRNRSREFFDRIAGRYETLTEPGGGWRALAAALAVGFEGCRVADLGCGEGELALLLARFAERVYAVDMSPQMLEVFQQRARERGVEERISGRIGDLEHLPLEDGSLDAVFVSQSLHHAARPDAALGEAARVLREDGKLVLLELARHEQEWTREEWADQWLGFEEDQLREWFAAAGFDTDRMERISGMTPDIDVLLAVARKEQSQETENGTYRSTAEHG, from the coding sequence ATGACGGAATCACTGGACATATTCAGGGCTTTGGCGGACGAGGCGCGTTTGCGCATGGTGCGGTCGCTGGGGATTGCGGAACTGTCGGTGGCGGAGTTGACCTCCGTACTCGACATGCCCCAATCGTCGGTGAGCCGACACCTTAAACCCTTGCGCGAGACGGGGATCGTTGAACTGCGCCGTGACGGGACTTCGAATTACTACCGGCGCGGGCCGCTGTTCGAAGACCAGGCCTTTGAGCAGTTCATGGGTCGGCGGCTGGCGGAGCTTGCCGGCGGCGAAGGCGACCGCGAGCGCATCCGCAGGGTTCTGGAGCAGCGGCGCAACCGCAGCCGCGAGTTTTTCGACCGGATCGCCGGACGCTACGAGACGCTCACCGAGCCCGGAGGCGGGTGGCGGGCGCTGGCCGCGGCTCTCGCCGTGGGATTCGAAGGATGTCGCGTGGCCGATCTCGGGTGCGGCGAGGGCGAACTGGCCCTGCTGCTGGCCCGGTTCGCGGAACGGGTCTACGCCGTCGATATGTCCCCTCAAATGCTGGAGGTCTTCCAGCAGCGTGCGCGCGAGCGCGGGGTGGAAGAGCGGATCTCCGGACGCATCGGCGACCTGGAGCATCTCCCGCTGGAGGACGGATCGCTCGATGCGGTGTTCGTGAGCCAGTCGCTGCATCATGCGGCGCGTCCGGACGCCGCGCTGGGGGAGGCCGCGCGCGTGTTGCGGGAAGACGGGAAGCTGGTGTTGCTCGAACTCGCCCGCCACGAACAGGAGTGGACCCGCGAGGAATGGGCCGACCAGTGGCTCGGATTCGAAGAAGACCAGCTGCGCGAGTGGTTCGCCGCCGCCGGCTTCGACACCGACCGCATGGAAAGAATTTCGGGGATGACCCCCGATATCGATGTCCTTCTCGCCGTTGCGCGGAAGGAACAGTCGCAGGAAACGGAGAACGGAACCTACAGGAGTACAGCTGAACATGGCTAA
- a CDS encoding rubredoxin-like domain-containing protein: protein MKKWKCQVCGYIHDGEEPPETCPRCGAKKEKFEELDDETASKIERARHSNAQHARLIDLARQIEYCCNDGIEDNLDPGCVGVFTKTREMCWEMMKMSMAEIEVHVGKKKWG from the coding sequence ATGAAGAAATGGAAATGTCAGGTCTGCGGGTACATCCACGACGGTGAAGAGCCGCCCGAAACGTGCCCGCGCTGCGGTGCGAAGAAGGAAAAGTTCGAAGAACTCGACGACGAGACTGCGAGTAAGATCGAGCGTGCACGCCACTCGAACGCGCAGCACGCCCGGCTGATCGATCTCGCCCGCCAGATCGAATACTGCTGCAACGACGGCATCGAGGATAATCTCGATCCGGGCTGCGTCGGCGTCTTTACGAAAACCCGCGAGATGTGCTGGGAAATGATGAAGATGTCGATGGCCGAAATCGAAGTGCACGTCGGCAAGAAGAAGTGGGGCTGA
- a CDS encoding Nif3-like dinuclear metal center hexameric protein, translated as MELQSFIETMERLAPPELAEPWDHTGLLLRPLSPRDVSTVLLTIDLTREVAEEAVAKEAQAVVSYHPVLFGGTHRLDARDPQLAAVMTLVKHEVALYSPHTALDAVRGGTNDWLAGGIGKGAAEVLRPSAADPDHGMGRRIELESGTRPGDLAARLRDFLGIDAVHIASPSANPLCRTAAICVGAGADVLLDADADVLITGEMKHHDLLAATGRGKAVLLCGHTETERGYLKVLARKLRRAFGPLVRVLRSRRDRPPGRWEGKGL; from the coding sequence ATGGAACTGCAATCTTTCATAGAGACGATGGAGCGCCTCGCCCCGCCCGAACTCGCGGAACCGTGGGACCACACCGGGCTGCTGCTGCGGCCTTTATCGCCCCGCGACGTGAGCACCGTACTGCTGACGATCGACCTCACCCGCGAGGTGGCGGAAGAGGCGGTGGCGAAGGAGGCTCAGGCGGTCGTAAGCTATCACCCCGTCCTGTTCGGCGGAACGCATCGGCTGGACGCGCGCGATCCGCAACTCGCGGCGGTGATGACGCTGGTGAAACACGAGGTCGCGCTCTACTCGCCGCACACCGCCCTCGACGCCGTCCGCGGCGGCACAAACGACTGGCTGGCCGGGGGGATCGGGAAAGGCGCGGCCGAGGTCCTGCGGCCCTCGGCGGCGGACCCGGACCACGGCATGGGACGCCGCATAGAGCTGGAATCCGGCACACGACCCGGCGACCTGGCCGCACGGCTTCGGGACTTCCTGGGTATCGATGCCGTCCACATCGCCTCTCCCTCCGCTAATCCGCTCTGCCGCACGGCCGCGATCTGCGTCGGCGCGGGTGCGGACGTGCTGCTCGACGCCGACGCGGATGTCCTGATCACCGGTGAGATGAAGCACCACGACCTGCTGGCCGCCACGGGCCGCGGCAAGGCCGTACTCCTGTGCGGCCACACCGAAACCGAGCGCGGCTACCTCAAAGTCCTCGCGCGTAAGTTGCGGCGCGCCTTCGGCCCCTTGGTTCGCGTACTCCGCTCACGCCGTGACCGCCCGCCCGGACGGTGGGAGGGGAAAGGGCTGTAG
- the leuS gene encoding leucine--tRNA ligase, with product MFRNEETKEVKAKYPFSEIEPRWQKFWNDEKMFHADLERTEDKYYCLMMFPYPSGRLHVGHGRNYIIGDAVARYKKMRGFNVFTPMGWDAFGLPAENAAIKTGVAPRDNTMNNIEVMKRQLDSWGCCYDWDRELASCEPEYYRWTQWIFLRLYERGLAYKARANVNWCPSCATVLANEQVVEGRCERCESAVEQKALSQWFFKITDYADRLLEDLDELEGWPERVKTMQRNWIGRSEGARIEFPLVAREDGGNDPCGSVPCFTTRVDTIYGCTYMVLAPEYPDLDRLIDGLPEADDVRAFVNDTRKLSAIDRTSEEVEKNGVFTGRYVVNPYNEERIPLWVGDYVLMEYGTGAVMAVPAHDTRDWAFARKYDLPVRVSIRPEDETPDPGSMDDAYTGDGVCVESGPFSGMDNREAIPAMIRHAESHGFGRGTIHYRLRDWLISRQRYWGAPIPVIYCDACGTVPVPDDQLPVRLPEDVEFRPAGESPLETSDTFMNVTCPRCGRSARRESDTMDTFVDSSWYFLRYLNAGDAEKAVDTERCNQWLPVDQYIGGIEHAILHLMYARFFTKALGDLGLLDFDEPFAHLFTQGMICRKNEVDGKLYKMSKSKGNVVSPDELIRRYGADTVRLYTLFIGPPEKEAEWRDDAVEGAFRFLNRLWRRVYDHHDLLDSSPADLPALDAMEEPERNLYRKVHETIERITRDLDGAFHFNTAVAQVMELMNAADDLKIAPDSTDSAKAVYRHAIENVILLISPFAPHIAEELWRELGHGESVLTAQWPALDREALKRDRIQLALQVNGKVRGQLEVDADAPRETIEQVAMDHPQTARWTEGKTVRKVIVVPGRLVNIAAS from the coding sequence ATGTTCAGGAATGAGGAGACGAAGGAAGTGAAAGCGAAATATCCCTTCAGCGAGATCGAGCCGCGCTGGCAGAAGTTCTGGAACGACGAGAAGATGTTCCATGCCGATCTCGAGCGCACGGAGGACAAGTACTACTGCCTGATGATGTTCCCGTACCCCTCGGGACGGCTGCATGTAGGACACGGACGCAACTACATCATCGGCGATGCCGTGGCGCGCTACAAGAAGATGCGCGGGTTCAACGTCTTCACGCCGATGGGCTGGGACGCCTTCGGACTCCCGGCGGAAAACGCGGCGATCAAGACCGGCGTCGCGCCGCGCGATAACACGATGAACAATATCGAGGTGATGAAGCGTCAGCTCGACTCGTGGGGATGCTGTTACGACTGGGACCGCGAGCTGGCGTCCTGCGAGCCGGAGTATTACCGCTGGACGCAATGGATCTTCCTGCGCCTCTACGAGCGCGGCCTGGCCTACAAGGCGCGGGCCAACGTGAACTGGTGCCCGTCCTGCGCCACGGTACTGGCGAACGAGCAGGTCGTGGAGGGCCGCTGCGAGCGCTGCGAGAGCGCGGTCGAGCAGAAGGCGCTCTCGCAGTGGTTTTTCAAAATCACCGATTACGCCGACCGTCTCCTCGAAGATCTCGACGAGCTGGAAGGCTGGCCGGAACGGGTTAAAACCATGCAGCGAAACTGGATCGGACGCAGCGAGGGCGCGCGCATCGAGTTCCCGCTGGTCGCGCGTGAAGACGGCGGGAACGACCCGTGCGGCAGCGTCCCCTGCTTCACCACGCGCGTCGACACGATCTACGGCTGCACCTACATGGTGCTCGCCCCCGAGTATCCGGATCTGGACAGGCTGATCGACGGGCTTCCGGAGGCGGACGACGTCCGCGCGTTCGTGAACGATACGCGCAAACTGAGCGCGATCGACCGCACCTCGGAGGAGGTCGAGAAAAACGGCGTCTTCACCGGGCGTTACGTCGTGAATCCGTATAACGAAGAACGCATCCCGCTCTGGGTCGGCGATTACGTACTGATGGAATACGGCACCGGAGCGGTGATGGCGGTGCCGGCGCACGACACGCGCGACTGGGCCTTCGCCCGCAAATACGACCTGCCCGTCCGCGTCTCCATCCGGCCGGAAGACGAAACGCCGGATCCGGGATCGATGGACGACGCCTACACCGGGGACGGCGTATGCGTCGAATCCGGTCCGTTCAGCGGCATGGATAACCGCGAGGCCATCCCGGCGATGATCCGCCACGCCGAGTCACACGGGTTCGGCCGGGGCACGATCCATTACCGGCTGCGCGACTGGCTGATCAGCCGTCAGCGTTACTGGGGAGCCCCCATCCCGGTCATCTACTGCGATGCATGCGGCACGGTGCCCGTGCCCGACGATCAGCTTCCCGTGCGGCTGCCGGAGGATGTCGAATTCCGTCCCGCCGGCGAATCGCCGCTGGAGACGTCCGATACGTTCATGAACGTAACCTGCCCGCGATGCGGCCGCTCTGCGCGGCGGGAGAGCGATACGATGGACACCTTCGTCGATTCGAGCTGGTATTTTCTGCGCTACCTCAACGCGGGTGATGCGGAGAAGGCCGTGGATACGGAGCGCTGCAACCAGTGGCTTCCCGTCGACCAGTACATCGGCGGCATTGAACACGCGATCCTGCATCTCATGTATGCCCGCTTTTTCACCAAGGCGCTCGGCGACCTCGGCCTCCTCGACTTTGACGAACCTTTCGCGCACCTGTTCACGCAGGGCATGATCTGCCGTAAAAACGAAGTCGACGGCAAGCTCTACAAGATGTCTAAGTCGAAGGGGAACGTGGTCAGCCCGGACGAACTCATCCGCAGATACGGGGCGGACACCGTCCGCCTCTATACGCTGTTCATCGGCCCGCCGGAAAAGGAGGCCGAATGGCGCGACGACGCGGTGGAGGGCGCCTTCCGTTTCCTGAACCGGCTCTGGCGGCGTGTGTACGATCATCATGACCTGCTCGACTCCAGCCCGGCGGACCTCCCCGCTCTCGACGCGATGGAAGAGCCCGAACGTAACCTCTACCGCAAGGTCCACGAGACCATCGAACGGATCACCCGCGATCTGGACGGCGCGTTCCACTTCAACACCGCCGTCGCCCAGGTGATGGAGCTGATGAATGCCGCGGACGACCTCAAGATCGCGCCGGACAGCACCGATTCCGCGAAGGCGGTCTATCGTCATGCCATCGAAAACGTGATCCTGCTCATTTCGCCTTTCGCTCCGCACATCGCCGAGGAGCTGTGGCGGGAGCTCGGCCACGGGGAGAGCGTACTGACGGCGCAATGGCCCGCACTGGACCGCGAGGCGCTCAAGCGCGACCGCATTCAGCTCGCGCTGCAGGTGAACGGGAAAGTGCGCGGGCAGCTCGAGGTCGATGCCGACGCCCCGCGCGAAACCATCGAGCAGGTCGCCATGGATCACCCCCAGACGGCCCGGTGGACGGAGGGCAAGACGGTGCGCAAGGTCATCGTCGTGCCCGGAAGGCTGGTAAACATCGCCGCCTCCTGA
- a CDS encoding HIT family protein, protein MEDCIFCRIVRREIPAEIVWEDEALLAFMDIGPIIRGHTLVIPKVHHDPIEDTPDEIVAALFRSAKRIAAAQRESLGAEGINIIQNNGRCSGQAVFHIHVHVIPRYSDDGHHWNWDAKSYGDPSEMADLADKIRGALA, encoded by the coding sequence ATGGAAGACTGCATATTCTGCAGGATCGTACGGAGAGAGATCCCGGCGGAAATCGTCTGGGAGGACGAAGCGCTGCTCGCCTTTATGGACATCGGCCCGATCATCAGGGGACATACACTGGTGATCCCCAAAGTCCACCACGACCCGATTGAAGATACGCCGGACGAGATCGTCGCCGCGCTGTTCCGGTCGGCCAAGCGCATAGCCGCCGCGCAGCGCGAATCGCTCGGCGCCGAGGGAATCAACATTATTCAGAACAACGGGCGCTGCTCCGGGCAGGCCGTATTTCATATCCACGTCCATGTGATCCCCCGCTACAGCGATGACGGGCATCACTGGAACTGGGATGCGAAGAGCTACGGCGATCCCTCCGAGATGGCGGATCTCGCCGATAAGATCCGCGGCGCGCTCGCCTGA
- a CDS encoding IS30 family transposase gives MEQNQNSRKGKHLTRVERMVIERMSRGGIPPRDIAAALERHPRTIQRELKRGTVTHRDSEWREYRTYSSDRGQDLHDYHATARGPGLRLGRNYALAEFIRCRIVEHKESPDVVAFRMRQAGLEEVVCTKTIYNYIDKGVIFGLSNESLWEKRKRAKRRKRGARRLAKRISKGKSIDQRPEGAETREEFGHWEMDLVTGPTRGSNAALLTLVERRHRITIIRKLPDKSQASVLKVLRGLEREHGSRCFRQIFKTITVDNGSEFLDFEALEASSFSKQQRTQIFYAHPYSSWERGSNENGNRMIRRFVAKGRDIARFTKQKIRDIELWINNYPRRILDFMTPHELFTNELKTIS, from the coding sequence ATGGAACAGAATCAGAATAGCAGGAAGGGCAAGCACTTGACGAGGGTGGAGCGCATGGTGATTGAGCGGATGTCCCGTGGGGGGATCCCCCCACGGGACATCGCGGCCGCCTTGGAGCGTCACCCGCGTACGATCCAGCGTGAGCTCAAGCGCGGGACGGTGACCCACCGGGACTCGGAGTGGCGGGAATACCGGACCTACAGCAGCGATCGCGGCCAGGACCTCCATGATTACCACGCCACCGCAAGGGGGCCCGGTCTGAGGCTGGGCCGCAACTATGCGCTGGCCGAATTCATCCGTTGCCGCATTGTGGAACATAAGGAATCGCCCGATGTAGTCGCCTTTCGGATGCGTCAGGCCGGTCTGGAGGAGGTGGTGTGCACCAAGACGATCTATAACTACATCGATAAAGGCGTCATTTTCGGGCTCAGCAACGAGTCACTGTGGGAGAAGCGTAAGCGAGCCAAGCGGCGCAAACGCGGCGCTCGGCGGTTGGCGAAGCGGATTTCCAAAGGCAAAAGCATCGACCAGCGTCCCGAAGGAGCCGAGACGCGCGAGGAGTTCGGACACTGGGAGATGGACCTGGTGACCGGCCCCACGCGCGGGTCCAATGCCGCCCTATTGACCCTGGTGGAACGCAGACATCGGATCACGATCATTCGCAAGCTGCCTGATAAGAGCCAAGCCAGCGTGCTCAAAGTTCTCAGAGGGCTCGAGCGTGAACATGGCTCCCGCTGCTTCCGTCAGATTTTCAAGACCATCACGGTCGACAACGGCAGCGAGTTCCTGGACTTCGAAGCCTTAGAAGCCTCTTCCTTCTCGAAGCAACAGCGAACCCAGATCTTCTACGCCCACCCATACTCATCCTGGGAACGCGGATCGAACGAGAACGGCAACAGGATGATCAGACGGTTCGTGGCCAAGGGCCGGGATATCGCGCGCTTTACCAAGCAGAAAATCCGCGACATCGAGCTATGGATCAATAACTACCCGCGCCGGATCCTCGACTTCATGACCCCTCACGAACTCTTCACGAACGAACTCAAAACGATCTCATAA
- a CDS encoding DUF2335 domain-containing protein, producing MKSHRGPLPPPEDIALYNRHITNGADRIMSMAEKQSDHRRNMERIIVTSQTSQSGRSQLFGLLIGLFGITAGAIVATMGHDWVGGGIAGTTVVSLVYAFITGQRSQRPSSDKSPSPPSSSQN from the coding sequence ATGAAGAGCCATCGCGGTCCGCTACCACCACCGGAAGATATAGCGCTCTACAATCGGCATATCACGAATGGGGCCGACAGAATTATGTCAATGGCCGAGAAACAGTCAGACCATCGACGCAACATGGAACGGATAATTGTAACGAGTCAGACTTCCCAGAGCGGACGCAGCCAGTTGTTCGGCCTTCTCATAGGCCTGTTCGGGATCACTGCCGGTGCAATTGTTGCCACCATGGGTCACGACTGGGTTGGAGGCGGAATCGCGGGGACAACTGTAGTCAGTCTCGTATATGCTTTCATCACAGGACAACGATCTCAGCGCCCGTCAAGCGACAAGTCTCCCTCTCCGCCTTCGTCTTCTCAAAATTAG
- a CDS encoding Amuc_1099 family pilus-like system protein produces the protein MKGNFGWIARHYEKAALAAVIVLLAASALYGVMRIRGLRQEVRAAAWETPPAEVSAAAAVSQQRIRNAMETMTRDVEFKESGRPLFTSRTRVRAVGSGYPIPYMAEVCPFTGAEQPALKDPEKVDIDGDGMPDMYERENGFDPTVAADATRDADNDGFTNYEEYTAGTDPRDSSSFPPPVAKLRMVRRIETPFKFLFKSVTRIPDGSRVFALNLREGGRTHFVEIGQSVAGIEVKRYDEDKRTLYLEQAEKMIALEQGKEISSFEVKAGMIYLVDSRKLVKRVGETFTLKEKQYEVVEIRDEEVTVKAVETGRKSTVPKLTDAERRRLLTGE, from the coding sequence ATGAAAGGGAACTTCGGCTGGATCGCGCGACATTATGAAAAAGCGGCCCTCGCGGCCGTCATTGTACTCCTGGCCGCTTCCGCGCTCTACGGCGTCATGCGTATCCGCGGCCTCCGGCAGGAGGTCCGGGCGGCCGCATGGGAAACGCCGCCGGCGGAGGTCAGTGCGGCGGCGGCGGTGTCCCAGCAGCGGATCCGGAACGCCATGGAGACCATGACGCGGGACGTGGAATTCAAGGAGAGCGGCCGGCCGCTGTTCACAAGCCGCACCCGAGTCCGCGCGGTCGGCTCAGGATATCCCATCCCCTATATGGCCGAAGTCTGCCCCTTTACCGGGGCCGAACAGCCGGCGCTGAAGGATCCCGAAAAAGTGGACATCGATGGCGACGGCATGCCGGATATGTATGAACGGGAAAACGGGTTCGACCCCACCGTGGCCGCCGACGCGACGCGTGACGCGGATAACGACGGCTTCACCAATTATGAGGAATACACCGCCGGCACCGACCCGCGGGACAGCAGCTCCTTCCCGCCGCCCGTGGCCAAGCTGCGGATGGTGCGCCGCATCGAAACCCCCTTCAAGTTCCTCTTCAAGTCTGTGACGCGCATCCCGGACGGGAGCAGGGTATTCGCACTCAACCTGCGGGAGGGCGGCCGGACGCACTTCGTTGAAATCGGGCAGAGCGTTGCCGGGATCGAGGTGAAACGGTACGACGAAGACAAACGTACGCTCTACCTCGAACAGGCCGAAAAGATGATCGCACTCGAACAGGGCAAGGAAATCAGTTCCTTCGAAGTCAAGGCGGGTATGATCTATCTGGTGGACAGCCGCAAGCTCGTGAAGCGCGTGGGCGAGACATTCACGCTCAAAGAAAAGCAGTATGAAGTCGTTGAAATCCGGGACGAAGAAGTCACCGTGAAGGCCGTGGAGACCGGGCGCAAGAGTACGGTGCCCAAGCTCACCGACGCGGAACGGCGGCGTCTGCTCACCGGGGAATAG
- a CDS encoding Amuc_1100 family pilus-like protein, which produces MKWRKHMLLIVGGGILAVLLIGTLVYTVREQVKALRVGGELKQQQERLRELNRRDPFPSKENVAQMKENVNQLQDHMVDLIELMRREQRPNENIAPVAFASLLGRTRERMVGWAEDARVAVPEDFSFGFSRYVQGTIPQDKYVDRLVNQLYAVETLFHVLCVSGVREVTDIKRDVFEQALRAAAEPRTGRRGSRGGDQGQPAEAGSLEASHVDPDDLFTAERVQMSFNTKEAPIWRILHALSHSDRFSVVKIVNTDTQSDILDFDPESAKQEAEQGQGGDSGSQDQTVEAETEASREARKIAGDETITVTMVVDVYRFASNIALKESE; this is translated from the coding sequence ATGAAGTGGCGCAAACACATGCTGTTGATCGTGGGCGGCGGCATACTGGCCGTGCTCCTCATCGGGACGCTGGTCTACACCGTTCGCGAACAGGTAAAGGCTCTGCGTGTCGGCGGCGAACTCAAGCAGCAGCAGGAGCGCCTCCGGGAGCTGAATCGCCGGGACCCGTTCCCCAGCAAAGAGAACGTGGCGCAGATGAAGGAGAACGTAAATCAGCTTCAGGACCACATGGTTGATCTGATCGAGCTGATGCGGCGCGAGCAGCGGCCCAACGAGAATATCGCCCCCGTGGCCTTCGCCTCGCTGCTGGGCCGCACCCGTGAGCGGATGGTCGGATGGGCCGAGGACGCACGCGTTGCCGTCCCGGAGGATTTCAGTTTCGGGTTCAGCCGCTACGTGCAGGGGACCATTCCCCAGGATAAGTACGTCGACCGCCTCGTCAATCAGCTCTACGCCGTGGAGACGCTGTTCCATGTGCTCTGCGTGTCGGGAGTCCGTGAGGTCACCGACATCAAACGCGATGTTTTCGAACAGGCGCTCCGCGCGGCGGCGGAGCCGCGGACAGGCCGGCGCGGAAGCCGGGGGGGCGATCAGGGCCAGCCCGCCGAAGCGGGCTCGCTCGAGGCCAGCCATGTCGACCCCGACGACCTGTTTACCGCGGAGCGCGTCCAGATGTCGTTCAACACCAAGGAAGCGCCGATCTGGCGCATCCTGCACGCCTTGAGCCACAGCGACCGCTTCTCGGTGGTAAAGATCGTCAACACGGACACGCAGTCGGATATTCTCGATTTCGACCCCGAATCGGCCAAACAGGAGGCGGAGCAGGGGCAAGGCGGCGATTCGGGTTCGCAGGATCAGACGGTCGAGGCCGAAACCGAGGCAAGCCGGGAGGCGCGCAAGATCGCCGGTGACGAGACGATCACGGTCACTATGGTGGTGGATGTCTACCGGTTTGCGTCCAACATTGCCCTGAAGGAGAGCGAGTGA